Proteins co-encoded in one Oncorhynchus kisutch isolate 150728-3 linkage group LG1, Okis_V2, whole genome shotgun sequence genomic window:
- the LOC109892659 gene encoding caspase recruitment domain-containing protein 19-like, whose translation MVSRREGPLKGKKGLYTMGDSFHDQLLEDSRFLRTDRRLDTELVDKLILQLNRIYPQILTDKEATKFRDLDVPTCVRLAELLAHLQGKGEEACREFYRALHLHMEEVYFSLPTRLRLRDSVDPFTITASPTQPRYVLNDRGPLFFLSCFGVAVGMALLYYYGEAKVTGGSGALGMAALGLGRRARDVLIWYAEDPIRK comes from the exons ATGGTCTCGAGGAGGGAGGGGCCACTCAAAGGAAAGAAGGGACTCTACACAATGGGAG ACAGTTTCCATGACCAGCTATTGGAGGACAGTCGGTTCCTCAGGACAGACCGTCGACTGGACACAGAACTAGTGGATAAGCTCATCCTGCAGCTCAACAGGATCTACCCACAGATCCTCACAGACAAGGAGGCCACCAAA TTTAGGGACCTTGATGTGCCCACCTGCGTCCGACTGGCCGAGCTCCTGGCTCACCTGCAGGGGAAAGGTGAAGAGGCCTGCCGGGAGTTCTACCGGGCGCTTCACCTGCATATGGAAGAGGTGTACTTCAGCCTACCAACACGCCTCCGCCTCAGAG ATTCTGTAGACCCTTTCACGATTACAGCCTCACCCACCCAGCCGAGATATGTGCTGAACGACCGAG gtcctCTGTTCTTCCTGAGTTGTTTTGGTGTTGCGGTGGGGATGGCTCTACTGTATTACTATGGCG AGGCCAAAGTAACAGGGGGAAGCGGGGCTCTTGGCATGGCTGCTCTTGGACTGGGCCGACGAGCCAGAGATGTTCTCATATGGTACGCTGAAGACCCCATCAGGAAGTAG